A region of Theileria annulata chromosome 2, complete sequence, *** SEQUENCING IN PROGRESS *** DNA encodes the following proteins:
- a CDS encoding uncharacterized protein (chr2.cand.167 - hypothetical protein): MDSSNTSGIIMESTSPKMSRTNQIKNSPNGRSSPQPLKFRSFDAFYQYYSKKNTYEVSQHRTPLTQNQNSKTKSSNSNNKPTDNNNKLDNKCGVSPEPSKPKFTYTTEDYNIKGRVKRLCEIFQKARDDNHYRAKLEKVISNNKLNTKNNASNTSKHETQPQNEPENCQYQSQIYIKRDQNTRTNTDLLPLKFYHGSDSSCLDREEVIFNTPLMFQSPSGELVDEYDYRPGYPSPKAASPLKSSRYVSEKRAPTIDEITSILSAQKISQTNPQNEFPGYNRLDKNAIIDDILNNFMNDPEFCDTFFSKLETLNLYNNANTLEFSKLIDELQFLVENDNNIDNLTKLDSVDHKDFEWFFNQPKVFDFNAQDQTNAVDLKPHLFENETNITSSTSTEFNLLLEQSSSDSLESISNTCQPYDSIDSNNGEQIPVEDPKAVEDSNSVDELGTVELNVVEGPKTVEDSNTEQPNAVEEAKTEKLNAANDPNEVMDPNAVVDSSTEDPDTQEPNAVDSSTEECKNTENNQVEESESVPEVGSEFREENQPDFSDFDKFNLDTAFNTHLSKHFDWINTNN, from the exons CTTCTAACACATCTGGCATTATAATGGAATCCACTTCGCCAAAGATGTCGAGAACCAACCAGATTAAAAACTCTCCAAATGGGCGGAGCTCACCCCAGCCGCTGAAATTCAGATCTTTTGACGCCTTCTATCAATATTACAGCAAAAAAAATACATATGAAGTATCTCAGCATAGGACACCTTTAACACAAAACCAAAATTCCAAAACCAAATCCTCAAATTCTAACAATAAACCAACAGATAACAACAATAAActtgataataaatgt GGAGTTTCCCCTGAACCTTCAAAGCCGAAATTTACCTACACAACCGAGgactataatattaaaggCAGAGTGAAAAGGCTTTGCGAAATATTCCAAAAGGCACGAGACGACAATCATTACCGTGCCAAGCTTGAAAAGGttatttcaaataataagcttaatacaaaaaataatgcTTCAAACACTTCCAAACATGAAACACAACCACAAAATGAGCCTGAAAATTGCCAGTACCAATCACAAATCTATATAAAGAGGGATCAGAATACCAGAACTAACACTGATTTACTACCTCTTAAGTTTTATCATGGCTCTGATTCATCATGCTTAGACCGCGAGGAAGTTATCTTCAACACTCCCTTGATGTTCCAAAGCCCTTCAGGCGAACTTGTCGATGAATACGATTACAGACCCGGATATCCCTCACCGAAGGCCGCTTCTCCTCTAAAATCCTCCCGCTATGTTTCTGAGAAACGGGCTCCAACAATTGACGAAATCACCTCCATTCTTTCTGCTCAAAAGATTAGTCAAACTAATCCCCAAAATGAGTTCCCGGGCTATAACCGCCTCGACAAAAACGCCATCATAGATGACATTCTAAACAACTTCATGAACGACCCTGAGTTTTGCGACACTTTCTTCTCAAAACTCGAGACACTAAACCTCTACAATAATGCTAACACTTTGGAGTTTTCTAAACTAATTGACGAGCTCCAGTTCCTAGTCGAAAATGACAACAACATTGATAATCTCACCAAGCTCGACTCTGTCGACCATAAGGACTTTGAATGGTTCTTCAACCAGCCTAAAGTCTTTGACTTTAATGCTCAGGATCAGACCAATGCAGTTGACCTCAAACCTCATCTCTTTGAGAATGAAACTAACATTACATCTTCTACCTCCACTGAGTTTAATCTTCTTCTTGAGCAGTCTTCTTCAGATTCTTTGGAATCCATCTCTAACACTTGTCAACCTTATGACAGTATTGACTCTAATAATGGAGAACAAATCCCAGTTGAAGACCCTAAAGCAGTTGAGGATTCTAATTCAGTTGATGAACTTGGAACTGTTGAACTTAATGTAGTTGAAGGGCCTAAAACTGTTGAAGATTCTAACACTGAACAACCTAATGCAGTTGAAGAAGCTAAAACCGAAAAACTTAATGCAGCTAATGACCCTAATGAGGTGATGGATCCTAATGCAGTTGTTGACTCTAGCACTGAAGATCCTGATACTCAAGAACCTAATGCAGTTGATTCTAGCACTGAAGAGTGTAAAAATACTGAAAATAACCAAGTGGAAGAATCAGAGTCTGTTCCAGAGGTTGGAAGCGAGTTTAGGGAGGAAAATCAACCTGACTTCTCCGACTTCGACAAGTTCAACCTTGACACTGCATTCAACACTCACCTCAGCAAACACTTTGACTGGATCAACACTAACAATTAG
- a CDS encoding glutaminyl-trna synthetase, putative (possible signal peptide present;~all_bases.cand.1525 - PF00749 tRNA synthetases class I (E and Q), catalytic domain;~2 probable transmembrane helices predicted for TA12530 by TMHMM2.0 at aa 588-610 and 630-652): MLIKVTSAIFNRIRICNIRMSSNLNSTEAISSKMEKFSINSPKDQTNFILQIVEDDIKSGKHKEIVTRFPPEPNGFLHIGHAKSICLNFELPKKFGGRTHLRFDDTNPMSEEVMYIESIKNDVKWLGYDWGEHLYYASNYFDKLYEWALVLIRKGLAYVDDQSVEEIRESRGSLTVPGTDSPYRNRTVEENLELFEKMKNGEFPDGKCVLRAKIDMKSSNMNMRDPIMYRIIRTEHPNTGNKWIIYPMYDFVHGQSDSIECITHSICTTEFELHRPLYDWFQEQLGILKTRQIEFARLNLSYCVMSKRLLLHLVNSKIVSGWDDPRMPTISGLRRRGCTPESIRNFCNKIGVAKRENMIQIELLENCIREDLNKVSTRFFAVLDPLLVEIENVDESFSETVEVPCNNPNYNRKLTFSKRIYVDRKDFSESPSADFYRLYEGNEVRLFYTYWIKCVKVVKNGEVVEKLVCEYDPKTKGGKLEDKSRKVKATIHWLGSNDWSAATFRWYSRLFTKPDPKEGTEGEFGWLENVNKESLKVYKGMVEKTATLLKVGEPIQFERTGYFTKDPDSTDNEHIFNLTISLVDSFAIFYNTLVLFAWLYVEALMAYHLYSQTRKGLKFDFGLLHKVDMWNFVGYAVKTATLLNSLNILYFLDRKSSKSLFLSELYHHLKGFLMYYVTFKLLKGHDNYRWATVNLSIWTLLNLMETLTRYNSFTENKNEFLEWIYYKLFMFLYPLQSVSEVLLLNSSLKFLKHTDRFKTFPSPMPNRYNFSFNLQILYKLLPLPMSLTSTVVYFKKFKYN; this comes from the exons TTTGTAATATCAGAATGTCTAGTAATTTAAATAGCACGGAAGCTATTTCCAGTAAAATGGAAAAGTTTAGCATTAATAGCCCAAAGGACCAgactaattttatactcCAAATAGTGGAAGATGATATCAAATCAGGAAAACATAAGGAAATTGTGACACGTTTCCCACCAGAACCAAACGGATTTTTGCACATTGGACATGCAAAGTctatttgtttaaattttgaacTACCAAAAAAGTTCGGTGGAAGAACTCACCTAAGATTTGACGATACAAACCCAATGAGCGAAGAAGTAATGTACATCGAGTCGATAAAAAATGATGTAAAATGGCTTGGTTATGATTGGGGAGAACATTTATACTATGCATCAAATTACTTTGATAAACTGTACGAGTGGGCGTTGGTGTTGATAAGAAAAGGACTAGCATATGTAGATGACCAGTCAGTAGAAGAAATAAGAGAATCCAGAGGCTCATTAACAGTACCAGGAACAGACTCACCATATAGAAATAGAACAGTTGAGGAGAACTTGGAGCTGTTTGAAAAGATGAAAAATGGAGAATTCCCAGATGGAAAATGCGTTTTAAGAGCGAAAATTGATATGAAATCAAgtaatatgaatatgaGAGACCCAATTATGTACCGTATAATTAGGACTGAACACCCAAATACAGGCAATAAATGGATTATATATCCAATGTACGACTTTGTACACGGACAATCTGACAGCATTGAATGTATAACTCATTCGATTTGTACCACTGAGTTTGAGTTACACAGGCCACTGTATGACTGGTTTCAGGAACAACTGGGAATTCTCAAAACAAGACAAATTGAGTTTGCAAGGCTTAATCTTTCATATTGCGTTATGAGTAAAAg GCTCTTGTTACACTTGGTGAATAGTAAAATTGTTTCCGGGTGGGATGACCCGAGAATGCCAACAATTTCAGGCCTTAGAAGAAGAGGATGCACTCCGGAGTCAATTAGGAACTTTTGTAACAAGATTGGAGTAGCTAAAAGGGAAAATATGATCCAAATTGAGCTCCTGGAAAACTGCATCAG AGAGGATTTGAACAAGGTTTCGACCAGATTTTTCGCAGTTCTTGATCCTCTTTTGgttgaaattgaaaatgtGGACGAGTCATTTAGTGAAACAGTTGAAGTTCCATGCAATAACCCAAATTATAACCGGAAG TTAACATTTTCAAAGCGGATTTATGTTGATCGGAAAGACTTTTCAGAGTCACCTTCAGCAGATTTTTACCGATTGTACGAAGGAAATGAAGTCAGACTTTTTTATACTTATTGGATCAAATGCGTCAAG GTAGTGAAGAATGGAGAAGTTGTGGAGAAATTAGTGTGTGAATATGATCCAAAGACGAAGGGTGGGAAACTGGAAGATAAAAGTAGGAAAGTAAAGGCGACAATACACTGGCTAGGATCAAATGACTGGTCGGCTGCGACCTTTAGATGGTATTCAAGGCTGTTTACAAAGCCTGACCCAAAGGAAGGAACTGAAGGTGAATTCGGGTGGTTagaaaatgttaataagGAATCACTTAAAGTATACAAAGGAATGGTTGAAAAGACTGCAACGCTACTGAAGGTTGGAGAACCGATTCAATTTGAGAGGACGGGGTATTTTACGAAGGATCCAGACAGTACAGATAATGaacatatttttaactTAACGATATCACTTGTGGATTCCTTTGCTA ttttttataACACTTTGGTGTTATTCGCATGGTTGTACGTAGAAGCCTTAATGGCTTACCACCTGTACAGCCAAACTAGAAAAGGCTTAAAATTTGACTTCGGACTACTACACAAAGTTGATATGTGGAACTTTGTAGGCTATGCAGTCAAAACCGCAACTCTTCTAAACTCacttaatattttatactttttaG ACCGTAAATCTTCCAaaagtttatttttatctgAGCTGTACCATCATTTAAAGGGCTTTCTGATGTATTATGTAACTTTCAAGCTATTAAAGGGGCACGATAACTATCGCTGGGCAACTGTAAACTTATCAATTTGGACTCTTTTGAATTTAATGGAGACTCTCACCAGGTACAATTCCTTTACAGAGAACAAGAATGAGTTCCTAGAATGGATTTACTACAAGC TGTTCATGTTTCTCTATCCTCTCCAATCAGTTTCTGAGGTTTTACTTCTCAATTcatctttaaaatttcttaAGCACACCGACAGGTTCAAAACATTCCCTTCGCCCATGCCTAATCGTTACAACTTTAGCTTTAATCTTCAgattttatacaaattgCTACCGCTCCCGATGTCCCTAACTTCCACCGTTGTATACTTCAAGAAATTcaaatataactaa